The Thermovirga sp. DNA segment GGTCCCCGAGGGTGATTCCGCCTGGATCCTCGACCCGAAGGAGTCTCGTCACCTCGTCTCCGTCAGGCGTTGCAGGCATGGGGATCTGTTCGAGGGCCTGCTCCCGGGCAGGATACTGCTGATGAGACTGGAACTCTCGTCCGGGCGGTCGAAGGGGATCGTGGTCGGCGAGACGCCTGAAAGGCCGCTGAAGGAGGTCTGGCTCCTGGCGGGTCTTCTCAAAAGTGAGGCCTTTGATCGGATGTTGGCTCAGGCGGTGGAAGCGGGCGTTTCCACCATCGTACCCTTGACATGCACCCGCTCGGTTGTGAGCATAACCCCTGAAAGGATCCCTTCCAGGATGAAACGCTGGGAGAGGATCGTCATGGAAGCCACCAAGCAGTGTGGTCGCGCCGATCCACCGGAGATATACGAACCCATGCCCCTATCCTCGATTTCTTCTCTCCCCCTGCCCTCCCACAGGTATGTCGCCGTCACCGGGCCGGCTCCGCTTGTCCTTGGATCGAGGACGCGGGATGGAGCCGCCGTGGCGGTGGGGCCGGAGGGCGACTGGACCGGTGAAGAGCTCAAGATCCTCGAGAGGGAAAGTTTCCGCAAGGTAAGCCTGGGTTCGGTCGT contains these protein-coding regions:
- a CDS encoding 16S rRNA (uracil(1498)-N(3))-methyltransferase, which gives rise to MSLPRVRLESSVPEGDSAWILDPKESRHLVSVRRCRHGDLFEGLLPGRILLMRLELSSGRSKGIVVGETPERPLKEVWLLAGLLKSEAFDRMLAQAVEAGVSTIVPLTCTRSVVSITPERIPSRMKRWERIVMEATKQCGRADPPEIYEPMPLSSISSLPLPSHRYVAVTGPAPLVLGSRTRDGAAVAVGPEGDWTGEELKILERESFRKVSLGSVVMRSPTAAVVAVAVLSMMIDEPIDG